Proteins from a single region of Pseudomonas sp. BSw22131:
- a CDS encoding phosphoribosylanthranilate isomerase yields MSAVRSKICGITRIEDALAAVEAGADAIGFVFYAKSPRGVTAQQAKAIIAALPPFISTVGLFVNASACELNETLDAVPLDLLQFHGDETPEQCDGYHRPFIKALRVKAGDDIAAACRQYANASGILLDTYVEGVPGGTGETFDWALIPKGLSKPIILAGGLTSANVSQAIAQVHPYAVDVSGGVEQARGIKDHDKIRAFMSAVHGASDLRN; encoded by the coding sequence ATGTCAGCCGTTCGCAGCAAGATCTGCGGGATTACCCGCATAGAAGATGCGCTGGCAGCCGTTGAAGCGGGCGCTGATGCCATTGGTTTCGTGTTTTATGCCAAAAGTCCTCGTGGGGTGACTGCTCAGCAAGCGAAGGCGATCATCGCCGCATTGCCGCCCTTCATTTCCACCGTCGGGTTATTCGTCAATGCCAGTGCTTGCGAGCTGAACGAGACACTCGACGCAGTACCGCTGGATCTGTTGCAGTTTCACGGCGATGAAACCCCCGAGCAGTGCGATGGCTATCATCGCCCCTTCATCAAGGCGCTTCGGGTCAAGGCAGGTGACGACATTGCGGCCGCTTGCAGGCAATACGCCAACGCCAGCGGCATCCTGTTGGATACTTATGTGGAAGGCGTGCCAGGCGGGACGGGCGAAACCTTCGACTGGGCGCTGATTCCAAAAGGGCTCAGCAAGCCGATCATCCTTGCAGGCGGACTGACCTCTGCAAACGTGTCCCAGGCCATCGCGCAGGTTCACCCTTATGCGGTCGATGTCAGCGGCGGGGTGGAGCAAGCCCGAGGCATCAAGGATCACGATAAGATTCGCGCGTTCATGAGCGCGGTGCACGGCGCTTCAGACCTGCGCAATTAA
- the truA gene encoding tRNA pseudouridine(38-40) synthase TruA encodes MAAQGYSRIALGVEYKGSRYSGWQRQASGVTTVQETLENALSKVANSPVSLMCAGRTDAGVHACGQVVHFDTQAERTMKAWTMGANINLPHDISVTWAKVMPAHFHARFKAIARRYRYVIYNDQIRPAHLNQEITWNHRPLDVERMALAASYLVGTHDFSAFRAGQCQAKSPIKQLHHLRVTRHGKMIVIDIRANAFLHHMVRNIAGVLMTIGAGERPVEWASEVLESRVRRTGGVTAHPFGLYLVQVEYRDEFALPDRFIGPHFLTGFAELGG; translated from the coding sequence ATGGCTGCACAAGGGTATTCCCGAATCGCACTGGGCGTTGAATACAAAGGGTCGCGCTACAGCGGCTGGCAGCGACAGGCGAGCGGCGTCACGACCGTGCAGGAAACCCTGGAAAACGCGCTGTCCAAAGTGGCTAATTCTCCGGTCAGCCTGATGTGCGCCGGTCGTACCGATGCGGGAGTCCACGCGTGCGGTCAGGTGGTGCATTTCGATACGCAAGCCGAACGCACGATGAAAGCCTGGACCATGGGTGCCAACATCAATTTGCCCCACGACATCAGCGTCACCTGGGCCAAAGTGATGCCAGCGCATTTCCATGCGCGCTTCAAAGCCATCGCCCGGCGTTACCGCTACGTCATCTATAACGATCAGATTCGCCCTGCGCATCTCAATCAGGAAATCACCTGGAACCACCGGCCACTGGACGTCGAACGCATGGCGCTGGCAGCCTCGTATCTGGTAGGTACGCACGACTTCAGCGCCTTTCGCGCCGGTCAGTGCCAGGCCAAGTCGCCGATCAAGCAGTTGCATCACCTGCGCGTCACCCGTCACGGCAAAATGATCGTGATCGACATCCGCGCCAACGCCTTTCTGCACCACATGGTGCGCAACATTGCGGGCGTGTTGATGACCATCGGGGCAGGTGAGCGGCCGGTGGAATGGGCCAGCGAAGTACTTGAAAGCCGGGTGCGGCGCACCGGTGGCGTGACGGCGCATCCATTCGGTCTGTATCTGGTTCAGGTTGAGTACCGCGACGAGTTTGCGCTGCCGGACCGCTTCATCGGCCCACACTTTCTGACGGGGTTCGCTGAACTTGGCGGCTGA